A DNA window from Gigantopelta aegis isolate Gae_Host chromosome 4, Gae_host_genome, whole genome shotgun sequence contains the following coding sequences:
- the LOC121370342 gene encoding bone morphogenetic protein 2-like: protein MIVICSHISLLLVLSVAVVAQSNLPLSSTSQRNVKSSSSSPAPRNGRKSKYDDSFVRTIEASLLNIFGLKSRPKPSRDTQIPQYMLDLHDLHSRKPGAASPFMKTKGRGLIPANTIRSFYHVDGGLLSGCRANACVRIWFNISTIPDTEDLSAAELRVFKDVHKNTDTANRDSAARGAGTGGSGAGAAVIRGGRTNRLRLEVHEIMQPPSQNSECISRLIDTKSVDFRNSSWESFDVHSAVLKWKNRPRFNHGLEVRLVSDDPSLSPEAHVRLRRSATAPDHEWQALRPLLVTYTDDGKNPKSRTKRGARSKRRKNKRKKRRRKKGHKNHCRRHALYVDFNDVGWNDWIVAPTGYNAFYCHGKCPFPLAHHLNSTNHAIVQTLVNSVNPTAVPEACCVPTELSAISMLYLDEWEKIVLKNYKDMVVEACGCR from the exons ATGATCGTCATCTGCAGTCACATCTCTCTTCTCCTCGTGCTGAGCGTGGCAGTGGTCGCCCAGAGTAACCTCCCCTTATCGTCAACGTCGCAGCGTAACGTCaagtcgtcgtcgtcgtcaccGGCCCCACGGAACGGAAGGAAATCGAAATACGACGACTCGTTTGTGAGAACTATCGAGGCCAGTTTGTTGAACATTTTCGGACTTAAGTCTCGTCCGAAGCCCTCCCGAGATACACAGATACCTCAGTACATGTTGGACTTACACGATCTACACAGCCGCAAACCCGGCGCCGCTAGCCCGTTCATGAAGACAAAAGGCAGAGGTCTGATTCCTGCTAATACGATACGGAGTTTTTACCACGTGG atGGCGGTCTACTGTCGGGGTGCAGAGCCAACGCGTGTGTGAGAATATGGTTCAATATCTCGACCATTCCAGACACTGAGGACCTCTCAGCGGCAGAGTTGCGGGTGTTTAAGGACGTGCacaaaaacacagacacagCGAATCGCGACAGTGCTGCTCGTGGTGCTGGCACTGGTGGTTCTGGTGCTGGTGCTGCTGTTATTCGTGGAGGAAGGACAAACCGACTCAGACTGGAGGTGCACGAGATCATGCAGCCTCCCAGCCAGAATAGTGAGTGCATATCGAGACTGATCGACACGAAGAGTGTCGACTTCAGGAACTCTTCTTGGGAGTCGTTTGACGTGCATTCTGCAGTATTAAAGTGGAAGAATAGGCCTCGATTCAACCACGGACTGGAGGTTCGACTCGTCTCCGACGATCCGTCGCTGTCGCCCGAGGCGCATGTGCGATTGCGTCGCTCGGCGACCGCGCCCGATCATGAGTGGCAGGCGCTGCGCCCCCTGCTGGTGACCTACACGGACGATGGGAAAAATCCCAAGTCGCGGACGAAACGCGGGGCGCGGTCGAAAAGGAGGAAAAACAAACGGAAGAAGAGGAGAAGGAAGAAAGGCCACAAGAACCACTGCAGACGACACGCGCTTTACGTTGACTTTAACGACGTCGGGTGGAACGACTGGATTGTCGCCCCAACGGGCTACAACGCCTTCTATTGCCACGGGAAGTGTCCCTTTCCCTTAGCTCACCATCTAAACTCAACAAACCATGCAATAGTTCAGACTCTTGTGAATTCAGTTAATCCAACTGCAGTGCCAGAGGCTTGTTGCGTGCCCACCGAACTCTCAGCCATATCGATGCTGTATCTGGATGAGTGGGAGAAAATCGTTTTGAAGAACTACAAGGACATGGTAGTCGAGGCCTGTGGCTGCCGATAG